The Bos indicus isolate NIAB-ARS_2022 breed Sahiwal x Tharparkar chromosome X, NIAB-ARS_B.indTharparkar_mat_pri_1.0, whole genome shotgun sequence genome has a window encoding:
- the LOC139181135 gene encoding uncharacterized protein CXorf66 homolog, with translation MNLFIYVLLLSIWTSSCLDRNESNGSATAVTTHAEFKQTKLQELRRRLLIIVIGTLITGYMVTCTCLLHYRCDSEEAHKAAKDKKEDITIKASRSSKISFTDSKSPTAGLGDPERQSVVSRIDKSSGPSSPRKVPSSAEKLVRPSSQKKPSKPSAPKKVLGSPPQEKLHRTRSPKKAHRQAHAHKLVSQVSPSYPEKAIKPTWPPSLQCRVKPTKSPLPYPKNQSFPEHSSVDKLTKRQRYLKLKCPASAGRAEILSRPQPVKFCRCYKEKCLVCRAVSEPFITHVSEANKKHVPVPLFSRELKHFYKSYKKKQPKYNTLYGNMSDSDITTYNSDGESDREVIIICNIKCKEDIYKNSPNN, from the exons ATGAATCTCTTCATTTATGTCCTCCTTTTATCAATTTGGACAAGTAGTTGTTTAGATAGAAATGAAAGCAATGGATCTGCTACTGCAG TAACTACACATGCTGAATTCAAGCAGACCAAACTGCAGGAATTACGGCGACGTCTACTCATTATTGTAATTGGTACCCTTATCACTGGGTATATGGTCACGTGTACCTGCTTGCTTCACTATAGGTGTGATAGCGAGGAAGCCCATAAAGCAGCCAA GGACAAGAAAGAAGATATCACCATCAAGGCATCCAGGTCATCTAAAATATCATTTACTGACTCCAAGTCACCGACTGCTGGTCTGGGAGATCCAGAAAGACAATCCGTGGTATCCAGAATAGATAAGTCATCTGGGCCCTCAAGTCCACGAAAAGTTCCTTCAAGTGCAGAAAAGTTAGTCAGGCCCTCGAGTCAAAAAAAACCATCCAAGCCATCAGCTCCCAAAAAAGTGTTAGGATCACCCCCCCAGGAAAAGTTGCATAGAACACGCAGTCCAAAAAAGGCACACAGGCAGGCTCATGCCCATAAGCTAGTCAGTCAGGTCAGTCCATCCTATCCAGAGAAGGCCATCAAGCCAACTTGGCCACCAAGTCTACAGTGTCGGGTCAAGCCAACCAAAAGTCCTCTACCCTATCCAAAGAATCAAAGCTTCCCTGAGCATTCAAGTGTAGATAAACTGACCAAACGCCAGAGATATCTTAAACTAAAATGCCCAGCTAGTGCAGGTAGGGCAGAAATATTATCTAGGCCTCAACCAGTGAAGTTTTGTCGATGCTACAAGGAAAAGTGCCTTGTTTGCAGAGCTGTTTCTGAGCCGTTCATCACTCATGTTTCAGAAGCAAATAAAAAGCATGTTCCAGTTCCACTGTTTTCACGCGAATTGAAGCACTTTTACAAGTCGtataaaaagaaacaacccaaatacaaCACACTGTATGGCAACATGAGTGACAGTGATATCACAACATACAACAGTGATGGTGAGAGTGACAGGGAGGTGATTATAATCTGCAACATAAAATGCAAGGAAGACATCTATAAAAACTCCCCAAATAATTAA